From Salvia splendens isolate huo1 chromosome 3, SspV2, whole genome shotgun sequence, a single genomic window includes:
- the LOC121796022 gene encoding protein BLISTER-like: protein MASAQVLKKQEHLEAGKKKLEEFRRKRAAKKASSTNVINEKQPPETENVRPTESNGVGTSDTISEGRPETSNDVPKIAEKEYDIPRQNDFISSSDKNATSSLLDRNNDIIASDFVHSYSNNEGYRDHASSVHLEQYQSPQDKFQSRKDEYGISVEIASGENHASSYLTSDGLDKYPSNDIHRPEKDVPLVNSSTSSIYTANFKPKNFVSSLGNSRDEDFKLTMPSFIEPQHSSSNISDPAIGLKEKFSVLSGMEGKKFGSAFNHSESTNNLFLWTSDNKSDYNSETLSSSNRGPTSPPASGRRTRPSFLDSIQISKGPSSSPPLFSTEKDDISSSKVHPVDGLASSVPHRFTNTTFSSGDGVGLFNITEQKHDFFSQKQNEDFAALEQHIEDLTQEKFSLQRALEASRALAESLASENSALTDSYNQQGTVVNQLKFDLERLQEEIKAQLVELEAVKMEYSNVLLECNAADERAKLLASEVIALEEKALRLRSNELKLERELENSQAEIYSYRKRMSSLEKDRHDLQSTIDALQEEKKLLQSKLWKASSTSSDLSKTSTPKTDVSTSTEDLDTNTATESAVSASGTVGIGDEGPRSQFSPENVYLNLESLPVAFPSDQIRMIQNINTLIVELSIEKDQLMQALSAESSHSSKLLELNKELTRKLEAQTQRLELLMAQSMANDNNQPRHQNIQTLPVSITYADEGDEVVERVLGWIMKLFPGGPSRRRPGKHH from the exons ATGGCGTCGGCACAGGTATTGAAGAAGCAAGAGCATTTGGAAGCTGGAAAGAAGAAG CTAGAGGAGTTTCGTCGAAAGAGAGCTGCAAAGAAAGCTTCCTCTACTAATGTTATAAATGAAAAACAACCTCCAGAAACAGAAAATGTACGCCCCACCGAATCTAATGGAGTAGGTACTTCAGATACGATATCTGAAGGTCGACCGGAGACGTCAAATGATGTTCCTAAGATTGCTGAGAAGGAATATGATATTCCTAGAcaaaatgattttatttcttCTAGTGATAAGAATGCAACTTCCTCTCTTTTAGACAGAAACAATGACATAATTGCATCCGACTTCGTGCATTCTTACTCAAATAATGAAGGTTACAGAGATCATGCTTCCTCCGTCCATTTGGAACAATATCAAAGCCCTCAAGATAAATTTCAGAGCAGGAAGGATGAATATGGAATATCAGTTGAAATTGCTTCTGGGGAAAACCATGCTTCCAGTTACCTTACTTCTGATGGATTAGATAAGTACCCATCAAATGACATTCATCGTCCAGAGAAGGATGTCCCGCTTGTTAATTCAAGTACGTCATCTATTTATACAGCCAATTTTAAGCCGAAAAATTTCGTCAGCTCTCTTGGTAATAGCAGAGATGAGGATTTCAAACTAACCATGCCATCTTTCATAG AGCCTCAGCATTCTTCCTCAAATATAAGCGACCCGGCAATCGGACTTAAAGAGAAGTTCTCTGTGTTATCTGGTATGGAAGGGAAGAAATTTGGCAGTGCTTTTAATCATTCAGAGAGTACAAACAATTTGTTTTTGTGGACCTCTGATAATAAATCTGATTACAACTCCGAGACACTGAGCTCATCAAATCGTGGACCCACATCTCCACCCGCATCTGGGAGAAGAACCCGTCCATCTTTTCTAGATTCCATTCAGATCTCAAAAGGCCCTTCATCATCTCCTCCTCTCTTTAGCACAGAAAAAGATGATATATCGAGTTCCAAAGTTCACCCAGTGGATGGTTTGGCATCATCAGTTCCACATAGATTCACTAACACTACATTTTCATCTGGGGATGGCGTTGGCTTATTTAATATCACAGAACAGAAACATGACTTCTTTTCCCAGAAGCAGAATGAAGACTTTGCTGCTTTAGAACAG CATATCGAAGATTTGACACAAGAGAAATTCTCGTTGCAACGTGCTCTTGAAGCTTCACGGGCATTAGCAGAGTCTTTGGCTTCTGAAAATTCAGCTTTAACAGATAGCTATAATCAACAG GGAACAGTTGTCAACCAGCTTAAGTTTGACCTTGAAAGGTTGCAGGAAGAAATCAAAGCCCAACTG GTAGAACTTGAGGCTGTAAAAATGGAATATTCTAATGTCCTGCTGGAATGCAATGCTGCTGATGAACGCGCAAAACTATTGGCTTCTGAAGTAATTGCACTGGAAGAAAAG GCATTGCGCTTGAGGTCCAATGAGTTGAAACTAGAGAGGGAGTTGGAGAACTCCCAAGCAGAGATTTATTCTTACAG GAAGAGAATGTCAAGCCTTGAGAAAGACCGTCACGATCTTCAATCTACTATCGATGCCTTACAAGAAG AGAAAAAGCTGCTACAATCCAAATTATGGAAAGCTTCGTCAACATCAAGCGACTTGAGCAAGACTTCAACCCCTAAAACAGATGTATCAACTTCCACGGAGGATCTTG ATACCAATACAGCCACAGAGTCTGCAGTCTCGGCTTCTGGTACTGTCGGGATTGGGGATGAGGGCCCTCGTTCTCAGTTTTCCCCTGAAAATGTATACCTCAATCTTGAAAGTCTACCTGTGGCATTTCCCTCTGATCAAATAAGAATGATTCAAAATATCAATACATTAATTGTGGAG TTGTCAATCGAGAAGGATCAGTTAATGCAAGCCTTGTCAGCAGAATCATCTCACAGCTCTAAACTTCTG GAATTGAACAAGGAATTGACCCGAAAGCTTGAAGCTCAGACACAAAGATTAGAGCTCTTAATGGCTCAAAGTATGGCAAATGATAATAACCAACCGAGACATCAGAATATACAGACTTTGCCTGTAAGCATAACGTATGCTGATGA